One region of Chanodichthys erythropterus isolate Z2021 chromosome 24, ASM2448905v1, whole genome shotgun sequence genomic DNA includes:
- the LOC137015315 gene encoding UDP-glucuronosyltransferase 2C1-like isoform X1: MKMHHFNLLGLFILLSALSRSYAGKVLVVPADGSHWINMKVLIVELHSKGHNITVVRGSSSWYIEEKSPLYTSITVDTGEFDDDFMEKFLPQLLKMQRQGRSFWNKMALVDETYRRFTEIHQQICNMTATMFENETLMNSLKDAAYDIVLTDPAFGGGVLLAHRLGLPLVFNVRWTMYGEAHFDIAPSPLSYIPVPGLQMTDKMTFSQRVMNVMTYIMVLYKHSKYLVSPYQEFTQKYFGPDVDFFSLLQNADIWLMRNDFTFEFPRPTMPNVVYMGGFQCKPAKPLPDDLEEFVQSSGEHGVIIMTLGTVFGQLLSENNDEIAAAFAQLPQKVIWRHTGPRPANLGNNTLIVDWLPQNDLLGHPQTKVFVAHGGTNGVQEAIYHGVPIVGLPLAFDQPDNLSRMQAKGTAKIVDFATLDRNVFLEALKEVLHNSSYRENMQRLSRLHHDQPMKPLDRAVFWIEFVMRNRGAPHLRTQSFRMSWIEYHCIDVILTLMATLFIFAFVTVYTIRYFCLILFRKKVKCE, encoded by the coding sequence ATGAAGATGCATCACTTCAACCTTCTTGGATTGTTCATTCTGTTATCTGCTCTTTCAAGATCTTATGCTGGTAAAGTTCTGGTCGTTCCTGCGGATGGAAGTCATTGGATAAATATGAAGGTCCTTATTGTGGAGTTACATTCAAAAGGTCACAATATCACTGTGGTCCGAGGGTCTAGTAGCTGGTACATTGAGGAAAAGTCTCCTCTCTACACTTCCATTACTGTGGACACTGGTGAATTTGACGATGACTTCATGGAGAAGTTTCTCCCTCAATTACTGAAAATGCAGAGACAAGGACGATCATTTTGGAATAAAATGGCACTTGTTGATGAAACTTATAGGAGGTTTACTGAAATTCATCAGCAAATTTGCAATATGACAGCTACAATGTTTGAAAATGAGACCTTGATGAATTCACTGAAAGATGCTGCATATGACATTGTTCTGACCGATCCAGCTTTCGGAGGTGGAGTGTTACTGGCACACCGTCTTGGCCTCCCTCTTGTGTTTAATGTCCGCTGGACCATGTACGGAGAAGCCCATTTTGACATAGCTCCATCTCCTCTCTCATATATACCTGTTCCAGGGTTACAGATGACCGACAAGATGACATTCAGTCAGAGAGTCATGAATGTGATGACATATATAATGGTTCTTTACAAACATTCCAAATACCTCGTTTCTCCTTACCAAGAGTTCACCCAGAAATATTTTGGCCCTGATGTTGATTTCTTCTCCCTCCTCCAGAATGCCGACATCTGGCTCATGAGAAACGACTTCACGTTTGAGTTTCCACGACCCACAATGCCAAATGTTGTCTACATGGGCGGCTTCCAGTGCAAACCAGCTAAGCCACTTCCAGATGACCTTGAGGAGTTTGTGCAGAGCTCAGGAGAGCATGGGGTCATCATCATGACTTTAGGAACTGTTTTTGGTCAGCTTCTGAGTGAAAACAATGATGAGATTGCTGCAGCTTTTGCTCAACTGCCTCAAAAGGTTATCTGGAGACACACAGGACCACGACCTGCCAACCTTGGTAATAACACACTGATTGTGGACTGGCTCCCTCAGAATGACCTGCTTGGACATCCTCAAACTAAAGTGTTTGTGGCACACGGAGGCACCAATGGAGTTCAGGAAGCCATCTACCATGGGGTGCCTATTGTAGGCCTTCCTTTAGCTTTTGACCAACCTGACAATCTCTCCAGGATGCAAGCAAAGGGAACAGCAAAAATTGTAGACTTTGCAACTCTGGACAGGAATGTGTTTCTAGAGGCATTAAAGGAGGTTTTGCATAACTCATCTTACAGGGAGAACATGCAGAGACTGTCCAGACTGCACCACGACCAGCCAATGAAACCTCTTGATCGTGCTGTCTTCTGGATTGAGTTTGTCATGAGGAATAGAGGAGCCCCTCATTTACGAACACAGTCTTTCAGAATGTCCTGGATTGAGTACCACTGTATAGATGTTATTTTGACTTTAATGGCGACACTTTTCATATTTGCATTTGTGACTGTTTATACAATTAGATATTTTTGTCtaattttattcagaaagaAGGTAAAATGTGAATAA
- the LOC137015315 gene encoding UDP-glucuronosyltransferase 2A1-like isoform X2, which yields MKMHHFNLLGLFILLSALSRSYAGKVLVVPADGSHWINMKVLIVELHSKGHNITVVRGSSSWYIEEKSPLYTSITVDTGEFDDDFMEKFLPQLLKMQRQGRSFWNKMALVDETYRRFTEIHQQICNMTATMFENETLMNSLKDAAYDIVLTDPAFGGGVLLAHRLGLPLVFNVRWTMYGEAHFDIAPSPLSYIPVPGLQMTDKMTFSQRVMNVMTYIMNADIWLMRNDFTFEFPRPTMPNVVYMGGFQCKPAKPLPDDLEEFVQSSGEHGVIIMTLGTVFGQLLSENNDEIAAAFAQLPQKVIWRHTGPRPANLGNNTLIVDWLPQNDLLGHPQTKVFVAHGGTNGVQEAIYHGVPIVGLPLAFDQPDNLSRMQAKGTAKIVDFATLDRNVFLEALKEVLHNSSYRENMQRLSRLHHDQPMKPLDRAVFWIEFVMRNRGAPHLRTQSFRMSWIEYHCIDVILTLMATLFIFAFVTVYTIRYFCLILFRKKVKCE from the exons ATGAAGATGCATCACTTCAACCTTCTTGGATTGTTCATTCTGTTATCTGCTCTTTCAAGATCTTATGCTGGTAAAGTTCTGGTCGTTCCTGCGGATGGAAGTCATTGGATAAATATGAAGGTCCTTATTGTGGAGTTACATTCAAAAGGTCACAATATCACTGTGGTCCGAGGGTCTAGTAGCTGGTACATTGAGGAAAAGTCTCCTCTCTACACTTCCATTACTGTGGACACTGGTGAATTTGACGATGACTTCATGGAGAAGTTTCTCCCTCAATTACTGAAAATGCAGAGACAAGGACGATCATTTTGGAATAAAATGGCACTTGTTGATGAAACTTATAGGAGGTTTACTGAAATTCATCAGCAAATTTGCAATATGACAGCTACAATGTTTGAAAATGAGACCTTGATGAATTCACTGAAAGATGCTGCATATGACATTGTTCTGACCGATCCAGCTTTCGGAGGTGGAGTGTTACTGGCACACCGTCTTGGCCTCCCTCTTGTGTTTAATGTCCGCTGGACCATGTACGGAGAAGCCCATTTTGACATAGCTCCATCTCCTCTCTCATATATACCTGTTCCAGGGTTACAGATGACCGACAAGATGACATTCAGTCAGAGAGTCATGAATGTGATGACATATATAATG AATGCCGACATCTGGCTCATGAGAAACGACTTCACGTTTGAGTTTCCACGACCCACAATGCCAAATGTTGTCTACATGGGCGGCTTCCAGTGCAAACCAGCTAAGCCACTTCCAGATGACCTTGAGGAGTTTGTGCAGAGCTCAGGAGAGCATGGGGTCATCATCATGACTTTAGGAACTGTTTTTGGTCAGCTTCTGAGTGAAAACAATGATGAGATTGCTGCAGCTTTTGCTCAACTGCCTCAAAAGGTTATCTGGAGACACACAGGACCACGACCTGCCAACCTTGGTAATAACACACTGATTGTGGACTGGCTCCCTCAGAATGACCTGCTTGGACATCCTCAAACTAAAGTGTTTGTGGCACACGGAGGCACCAATGGAGTTCAGGAAGCCATCTACCATGGGGTGCCTATTGTAGGCCTTCCTTTAGCTTTTGACCAACCTGACAATCTCTCCAGGATGCAAGCAAAGGGAACAGCAAAAATTGTAGACTTTGCAACTCTGGACAGGAATGTGTTTCTAGAGGCATTAAAGGAGGTTTTGCATAACTCATCTTACAGGGAGAACATGCAGAGACTGTCCAGACTGCACCACGACCAGCCAATGAAACCTCTTGATCGTGCTGTCTTCTGGATTGAGTTTGTCATGAGGAATAGAGGAGCCCCTCATTTACGAACACAGTCTTTCAGAATGTCCTGGATTGAGTACCACTGTATAGATGTTATTTTGACTTTAATGGCGACACTTTTCATATTTGCATTTGTGACTGTTTATACAATTAGATATTTTTGTCtaattttattcagaaagaAGGTAAAATGTGAATAA
- the LOC137015315 gene encoding UDP-glucuronosyltransferase 2A3-like isoform X3: MKMHHFNLLGLFILLSALSRSYAGKVLVVPADGSHWINMKVLIVELHSKGHNITVVRGSSSWYIEEKSPLYTSITVDTGEFDDDFMEKFLPQLLKMQRQGRSFWNKMALVDETYRRFTEIHQQICNMTATMFENETLMNSLKDAAYDIVLTDPAFGGGVLLAHRLGLPLVFNVRWTMYGEAHFDIAPSPLSYIPVPGLQMTDKMTFSQRVMNNADIWLMRNDFTFEFPRPTMPNVVYMGGFQCKPAKPLPDDLEEFVQSSGEHGVIIMTLGTVFGQLLSENNDEIAAAFAQLPQKVIWRHTGPRPANLGNNTLIVDWLPQNDLLGHPQTKVFVAHGGTNGVQEAIYHGVPIVGLPLAFDQPDNLSRMQAKGTAKIVDFATLDRNVFLEALKEVLHNSSYRENMQRLSRLHHDQPMKPLDRAVFWIEFVMRNRGAPHLRTQSFRMSWIEYHCIDVILTLMATLFIFAFVTVYTIRYFCLILFRKKVKCE; the protein is encoded by the exons ATGAAGATGCATCACTTCAACCTTCTTGGATTGTTCATTCTGTTATCTGCTCTTTCAAGATCTTATGCTGGTAAAGTTCTGGTCGTTCCTGCGGATGGAAGTCATTGGATAAATATGAAGGTCCTTATTGTGGAGTTACATTCAAAAGGTCACAATATCACTGTGGTCCGAGGGTCTAGTAGCTGGTACATTGAGGAAAAGTCTCCTCTCTACACTTCCATTACTGTGGACACTGGTGAATTTGACGATGACTTCATGGAGAAGTTTCTCCCTCAATTACTGAAAATGCAGAGACAAGGACGATCATTTTGGAATAAAATGGCACTTGTTGATGAAACTTATAGGAGGTTTACTGAAATTCATCAGCAAATTTGCAATATGACAGCTACAATGTTTGAAAATGAGACCTTGATGAATTCACTGAAAGATGCTGCATATGACATTGTTCTGACCGATCCAGCTTTCGGAGGTGGAGTGTTACTGGCACACCGTCTTGGCCTCCCTCTTGTGTTTAATGTCCGCTGGACCATGTACGGAGAAGCCCATTTTGACATAGCTCCATCTCCTCTCTCATATATACCTGTTCCAGGGTTACAGATGACCGACAAGATGACATTCAGTCAGAGAGTCATGAAT AATGCCGACATCTGGCTCATGAGAAACGACTTCACGTTTGAGTTTCCACGACCCACAATGCCAAATGTTGTCTACATGGGCGGCTTCCAGTGCAAACCAGCTAAGCCACTTCCAGATGACCTTGAGGAGTTTGTGCAGAGCTCAGGAGAGCATGGGGTCATCATCATGACTTTAGGAACTGTTTTTGGTCAGCTTCTGAGTGAAAACAATGATGAGATTGCTGCAGCTTTTGCTCAACTGCCTCAAAAGGTTATCTGGAGACACACAGGACCACGACCTGCCAACCTTGGTAATAACACACTGATTGTGGACTGGCTCCCTCAGAATGACCTGCTTGGACATCCTCAAACTAAAGTGTTTGTGGCACACGGAGGCACCAATGGAGTTCAGGAAGCCATCTACCATGGGGTGCCTATTGTAGGCCTTCCTTTAGCTTTTGACCAACCTGACAATCTCTCCAGGATGCAAGCAAAGGGAACAGCAAAAATTGTAGACTTTGCAACTCTGGACAGGAATGTGTTTCTAGAGGCATTAAAGGAGGTTTTGCATAACTCATCTTACAGGGAGAACATGCAGAGACTGTCCAGACTGCACCACGACCAGCCAATGAAACCTCTTGATCGTGCTGTCTTCTGGATTGAGTTTGTCATGAGGAATAGAGGAGCCCCTCATTTACGAACACAGTCTTTCAGAATGTCCTGGATTGAGTACCACTGTATAGATGTTATTTTGACTTTAATGGCGACACTTTTCATATTTGCATTTGTGACTGTTTATACAATTAGATATTTTTGTCtaattttattcagaaagaAGGTAAAATGTGAATAA